From the Bacillota bacterium genome, one window contains:
- a CDS encoding hydantoinase/oxoprolinase family protein: protein MKRIAGLDVGGANVKGCLIEVVGRRRIRARGNTISHEVWRHPGGIGEAVSRVLEGLVPAGQPDAVGLTMTAELADVFPSKAEGVSQTARAVASVIAPGRLWLWTLPGGFSPAAKPVPPQQVAAANWAASASWLARVLQDGILVDIGSTTTDIIPVGGGRVEGVGLDDTTRLKRGELLYLGMLRTPAHALRGSVFLGGETCRVAHEYFAVMADAYRLLGLITEDEYSPSTPDGRGRSIEACTSRLARVVAADLESLPEGGAQHIAMCLKEVHLHETTLSILQVLSRFTPGNPGVSPLVAAGQGAFLVPEIAGRLGLPCHFWWNLARLEEPLAGGMREPIPLTAYAVADLLAGELEE from the coding sequence ATGAAGAGGATAGCCGGGCTCGACGTTGGCGGTGCCAATGTCAAGGGGTGTCTCATTGAGGTGGTGGGGCGCCGGCGGATCAGGGCAAGGGGGAACACCATCTCCCACGAGGTCTGGCGGCATCCAGGAGGCATAGGTGAGGCGGTGAGCCGCGTTCTCGAAGGCCTCGTGCCCGCTGGCCAGCCGGACGCCGTGGGTCTTACCATGACCGCCGAGCTTGCCGATGTCTTCCCATCCAAGGCAGAGGGGGTCAGTCAAACCGCCCGCGCTGTGGCAAGTGTTATCGCACCCGGGCGGCTGTGGCTCTGGACCCTGCCGGGGGGGTTCTCTCCCGCGGCTAAGCCGGTGCCTCCCCAGCAGGTGGCCGCGGCCAACTGGGCCGCCAGCGCCTCCTGGCTTGCCCGGGTGCTTCAAGACGGGATACTGGTGGATATAGGCAGCACCACCACGGACATCATCCCGGTGGGGGGTGGGCGAGTTGAGGGTGTCGGCCTTGACGATACCACACGGCTGAAGCGGGGGGAACTTCTCTACCTGGGAATGCTGAGAACCCCCGCCCATGCCCTGCGCGGCAGCGTGTTCCTGGGGGGCGAGACCTGCCGGGTGGCTCACGAGTACTTTGCGGTCATGGCAGATGCCTACAGGCTGCTGGGCCTCATCACTGAGGACGAGTACTCCCCATCTACCCCAGATGGGCGGGGACGCTCAATTGAGGCCTGCACGAGCCGCCTGGCCAGGGTGGTCGCGGCCGACCTGGAGTCCCTCCCTGAGGGAGGCGCCCAGCACATCGCCATGTGCCTCAAGGAGGTGCACCTGCACGAGACAACCCTCTCAATCCTCCAGGTGCTATCCCGCTTCACACCCGGCAACCCAGGGGTTTCCCCACTGGTGGCCGCGGGTCAGGGGGCCTTCCTCGTACCGGAGATAGCCGGGCGCCTGGGCTTGCCTTGCCATTTCTGGTGGAACCTTGCCAGGCTGGAGGAGCCCTTGGCTGGGGGGATGCGCGAACCCATTCCCCTCACAGCCTACGCCGTGGCGGATCTCCTCGCCGGGGAATTGGAGGAGTGA
- a CDS encoding ATP-grasp domain-containing protein, whose amino-acid sequence MRVLLYEHFSAQAAGCDVSLAAEGRAMLTAVLEDLSLCPGVLPSAFVNHGIPLPGHLEPARLAPAGTVEAFRSQVRLSDACLFIAPETGQILENLTIIAEAEGKPLLGASSLGVRLAGDKMTALGLLSRRLIPVPRTRWFPRDAGPGEVRSFGLPAVIKPVDGAGCVDTFLVLEESQIGPVLARIRAAPPHRRFILQEYLAGIAASVSCLVTPGEGSTEPACTPLSLNRQLVFPEGAGLRYRGVRVPLVCSMAQEAFRLGLESCAAIPGLRGWVGIDMVITQGGPVVIEVNPRLTDAYVALKRATRVNLASMILAVCLEGVKASPPRVEGEAEYEVDVL is encoded by the coding sequence GTGAGGGTCCTTCTCTACGAGCACTTCTCCGCGCAGGCCGCCGGGTGCGATGTCTCCCTGGCGGCGGAGGGTCGCGCTATGCTCACGGCGGTCCTGGAGGACCTCTCCCTGTGCCCAGGAGTCCTACCCTCAGCCTTCGTCAACCACGGGATCCCGCTGCCCGGCCACCTTGAGCCCGCTCGGCTCGCTCCAGCCGGGACAGTTGAGGCATTCCGCAGCCAGGTTCGCCTCTCTGATGCCTGTCTCTTCATCGCGCCCGAGACAGGCCAAATCCTGGAGAACCTCACCATCATCGCGGAGGCCGAGGGTAAGCCCCTCCTGGGAGCCAGCAGCCTGGGTGTCCGTCTTGCGGGAGACAAGATGACGGCCCTGGGTCTCCTTTCCAGGCGTCTTATACCGGTTCCCCGGACCAGGTGGTTTCCTCGGGACGCGGGCCCCGGTGAGGTTAGGAGTTTTGGGTTGCCGGCTGTGATAAAGCCCGTGGATGGTGCCGGGTGTGTGGATACCTTCCTGGTGCTCGAGGAGTCCCAGATAGGACCGGTCCTGGCCAGGATAAGGGCTGCTCCTCCTCACCGGAGGTTCATCCTGCAGGAATACCTTGCTGGCATTGCCGCCAGCGTCTCCTGCCTCGTGACACCAGGAGAGGGCTCCACTGAGCCCGCGTGCACCCCCCTGTCACTGAACCGGCAGCTAGTCTTCCCAGAGGGAGCAGGGCTAAGATACCGGGGCGTGAGGGTTCCCTTGGTTTGCTCCATGGCCCAGGAGGCATTCCGCCTGGGCCTCGAGTCTTGCGCGGCCATTCCCGGGCTGAGGGGGTGGGTTGGGATAGACATGGTCATTACTCAGGGCGGTCCAGTGGTGATCGAGGTGAACCCACGTCTCACCGATGCCTACGTAGCCCTCAAGAGGGCTACCCGGGTAAACCTGGCCTCCATGATCCTCGCTGTGTGCCTGGAGGGTGTGAAGGCATCCCCCCCAAGAGTGGAAGGTGAGGCCGAATACGAGGTGGACGTGTTATGA